Proteins co-encoded in one Rhopalosiphum maidis isolate BTI-1 chromosome 2, ASM367621v3, whole genome shotgun sequence genomic window:
- the LOC113554670 gene encoding uncharacterized protein LOC113554670 isoform X1 has protein sequence MYKLKPVVRVPLLIENTSRMYKLKDLQQMSFAEVPKSEKSDKLQDNLDEIELSDQEIQVLLEKQNEILKTLEQLELRLNKLDVKFPDLKESSRLPEKQQSILCNVHKKHESNSKSVINNDIENLIKNDTVVFADPEDPPYSLLALPILWPTVAWDITYHVHSSISKDLKALETIKAFKNVTCKNSKSIVKVFVIWQHIKPSPKVVRSPTNSSIGEVSLLRMFNQYLAILPLAAADQIKFNQTLDLINEIEYSANERSPELYNLIIDSNTKLDITNIVVWSLLYKKSEHPPMIEKWLSHFTKIIIV, from the exons ATGTACAAGCTGAAACCGGTAGTCCGTGTTCCTCTGTTGATTGAGAATACATCCCGCATGTACAAGCTCAAAGACTTACAACAGATGTCGTTCGCCGAGGTGCCGAAGAGCGAAAAGTCTGACAAG ttGCAGGACAATTTAGACGAAATTGAATTATCtgaccaagaaattcaagtaCTCTTAGAGAAACAGAATGAAATTCTTAAGACATTAGAACAACTTGaacttagattaaataaattagatgtTAAGTTCCCTGATTTAAAAGAAAGTTCACGCCTTCCAGAAAAACAACAATCAATTCTGtgtaatgtacataaaaaacatgAAAGCAATTCAAAGTCTGTAATCAATAATGATATTGAAAATctgataaaa AATGATACTGTAGTGTTTGCTGATCCAGAAGATCCACCTTATTCTCTATTGGCTTTACCAATCTTGTGGCCAACAGTTGCATGGGATATTACTTATCATGTCCATTCATCTATATCAAAAGATTTGAAGGCATTAGAAACCATTAAAGCATTCAAAAATGTGACTTGTAAAAATTCAAAGAGCATTGTCAAAGTCTTTGTAATATGGCAACACA ttaAGCCTAGCCCTAAAGTGGTCAGATCTCCCACAAATTCGTCTATCGGTGAAGTATCATTGTTACGGATGTTCAATCAATATCTGGCCATTCTACCACTGGCTGCTGctgatcaaataaaatttaaccagactttagatttaataaatgaaattgagTATTCGGCAAATGAACGAAGTCCAGAACTATACAACCTGATCATAGATTCGAATACAAAATTGGacattacaaatattgttgtatGGTCTTTGTTGTACAAAAAAAGTGAACACCCACCAATGATAGAAAAATGGTTATCAcactttacaaaaattataattgtataa
- the LOC113554670 gene encoding uncharacterized protein LOC113554670 isoform X2, with protein MLHTLQDNLDEIELSDQEIQVLLEKQNEILKTLEQLELRLNKLDVKFPDLKESSRLPEKQQSILCNVHKKHESNSKSVINNDIENLIKNDTVVFADPEDPPYSLLALPILWPTVAWDITYHVHSSISKDLKALETIKAFKNVTCKNSKSIVKVFVIWQHIKPSPKVVRSPTNSSIGEVSLLRMFNQYLAILPLAAADQIKFNQTLDLINEIEYSANERSPELYNLIIDSNTKLDITNIVVWSLLYKKSEHPPMIEKWLSHFTKIIIV; from the exons ATGTTGCACACA ttGCAGGACAATTTAGACGAAATTGAATTATCtgaccaagaaattcaagtaCTCTTAGAGAAACAGAATGAAATTCTTAAGACATTAGAACAACTTGaacttagattaaataaattagatgtTAAGTTCCCTGATTTAAAAGAAAGTTCACGCCTTCCAGAAAAACAACAATCAATTCTGtgtaatgtacataaaaaacatgAAAGCAATTCAAAGTCTGTAATCAATAATGATATTGAAAATctgataaaa AATGATACTGTAGTGTTTGCTGATCCAGAAGATCCACCTTATTCTCTATTGGCTTTACCAATCTTGTGGCCAACAGTTGCATGGGATATTACTTATCATGTCCATTCATCTATATCAAAAGATTTGAAGGCATTAGAAACCATTAAAGCATTCAAAAATGTGACTTGTAAAAATTCAAAGAGCATTGTCAAAGTCTTTGTAATATGGCAACACA ttaAGCCTAGCCCTAAAGTGGTCAGATCTCCCACAAATTCGTCTATCGGTGAAGTATCATTGTTACGGATGTTCAATCAATATCTGGCCATTCTACCACTGGCTGCTGctgatcaaataaaatttaaccagactttagatttaataaatgaaattgagTATTCGGCAAATGAACGAAGTCCAGAACTATACAACCTGATCATAGATTCGAATACAAAATTGGacattacaaatattgttgtatGGTCTTTGTTGTACAAAAAAAGTGAACACCCACCAATGATAGAAAAATGGTTATCAcactttacaaaaattataattgtataa